The region TGCTGGCTGCAAAGTTCCACTCTTGGTAGTATTGCTCATCATTTCCTTTATGCCAAATGTTACTCGTTTTATATTTATCAAGTGCCGTGGTCCGATGTTATCAGATGTAATATTGTTTCCATAAGAGCCACACCCGAGTGTTAAAGACGGGAAAATTCCTGTTGTTGCTCCTATCCCTCCAAATGTTGTTCCAGAGTTCACCACAATTCTTGAAGCTGGCTGCTTTAAAGCAAACGCCTTGATTATTGCATGATCTTGACAATGAATTCCTAATGTATGTCCTAATCCTCCTGTTTCTAATAATCTAATACAGACATCGCATCCTTCCTTCCAGCCATCTACTGTATACAAAGCTAAGATAGGGGAGAGTTTTTCAATCGCAAAAGGAATGTCTTTTCCAATTTCTTTTTCTTCTCCAACTAAAACTTTTACATCTGGAGGAAAAGATAAACCTACCATCTTACCGATTGCTTGAGGTGATTTTCCAACAATTTTTGGATTTAAAGTTCCTCCTGTGAGTATGACAGATTCTACTCTCTCTTTTTCCGTTTCCGACAATAGATACGCACCGTATTTTTTGAGTTTATCGATAAAAGCTTGTTTTATCTCTCTTTCTACGACAACCGCCTGTTCTGAAGCACAAATGGTGCCGTAATCAAACGATTTGCTTTCAATGATATGCCGTGCCGCCTGATCCAAATCAGCGCTTGTATGGACATACACAGGAACATTTCCTGGCCCCACTCCGTAGGCAGGCTTCCCAGAACTGTAAGCCGCCTTCACCATTCCGGGCCCACCAGTTGCAAGAATTACATCTGTTAATTTATGTGACATTAGTTCTCTCGTTCCCGGCAAAGATGGATATTCCATACACTGAATAATATTTTCTGGTGCTCCAGCTTCTTGTGCAGCTTTTGCCATGATCTTCGCAGCTTCTAATGAACACTTCAGCGCTGAAGGATGAGGACTGAAAACAATTGCATTTCGTGCTTTTACCGCAATAAGAGATTTAAAGATGATGGTAGACGTCGGATTGGTTGAAGGAACGACTCCAGCGATAACACCGACTGGCTCCGCTATTTCCCAAACTTGTTTATTTTCATCAGTACCTATAATTCCAACGGTTTTCATATCTTTAATAGCCGCATATACTTCTTTCGCTGCAAAAATATTTTTTATCGTTTTATCT is a window of Geobacillus kaustophilus DNA encoding:
- a CDS encoding acetaldehyde dehydrogenase (acetylating), giving the protein MMADFDLLSVQEARNLLYKAREAQKKLTESSQEQIDRIVERMALEAEKQAGFLARMATEETGFGNETDKTIKNIFAAKEVYAAIKDMKTVGIIGTDENKQVWEIAEPVGVIAGVVPSTNPTSTIIFKSLIAVKARNAIVFSPHPSALKCSLEAAKIMAKAAQEAGAPENIIQCMEYPSLPGTRELMSHKLTDVILATGGPGMVKAAYSSGKPAYGVGPGNVPVYVHTSADLDQAARHIIESKSFDYGTICASEQAVVVEREIKQAFIDKLKKYGAYLLSETEKERVESVILTGGTLNPKIVGKSPQAIGKMVGLSFPPDVKVLVGEEKEIGKDIPFAIEKLSPILALYTVDGWKEGCDVCIRLLETGGLGHTLGIHCQDHAIIKAFALKQPASRIVVNSGTTFGGIGATTGIFPSLTLGCGSYGNNITSDNIGPRHLINIKRVTFGIKEMMSNTTKSGTLQPAKTADVFETEKNIFVDQGGNLTVSREEITEIVKRILSEMKI